The Cryptococcus gattii WM276 chromosome B, complete sequence genome has a segment encoding these proteins:
- a CDS encoding Translation elongation factor 2, putative (Similar to TIGR gene model, INSD accession AAW40646.1) → MSNTFAVPLQNTRNVTIVAHVDHGKTSFADSLLSSNNIISSRMAGKLRFLDSREDEQERGITMESSAVSLRFDMTRLSPDGTSGIQQCICNVVDTPGHVDFASEVSTASRLCDGALVLVDVWEGVATQTIAVLRQAWMDKLKPLLVINKMDRLITELKLSPSEAYHHISQLIEQVNAVMGSFYASERMEDDLRWREEREKRLTARKEQQGEDPDDEEEYEEKEDEDIYFAPDRGNVLFASAIDGWAFRLGKFARLYAEKLKIKEGNLRRVLWGDWYLDPKTKRVVGRKKLAGRNLKPMFVQFVLENIWRVYDTVLNEHNPDAVQKIVTALNVRITPRDIRSKDTRNLLNLIMQQWLPLSTATFQSIIEVIPPPPSAQAIRLPYMLHTEKAKAAAASGGLKAENELERGLYECDQGEGAEVVAYVSKMFAVRKRDLPEYKPKEITAEEMRARGREERERRAALVAERQAKGESLDGQPLPEDLAKPLESLSLESSQPSASKGPAIDDSDSEVLLGFSRIFSSTLHRGTSLLAILPKFDPSLPASHPHNAKHIVPIIASDLYMMMGRELVSVDNVPAGHVCAIGGLDKAVPRSATLWAPDAKGVEEGSGREVLVNLAGAGIGASAIVRVALEPENPSDMPKLIRGLQILNQADPCAEYLVQETGEHVIITAGELHLERCLKDLRERFAKCPIQQSAPIVPFRETAVKAPDMVPPKTVGAPRGTVNGTVLNGLVKFRLRAMPLPKGVETLLLSQQGAISKMLVRERGRKEGEEETDVQEGAERQSADGEGLESQQEARQLSPEEFWTELERLLNKAGGDWTGAADRVWSFGPKRVGANLLLDPVGTKHLRLRGREQLFNQARAQGQSADDALLATDDAVAADQLASLNSTTSDNEAARADLRLLRDYESSIEAGFQLSTFQGPLCAEPVVGMAWVVESVELDKEGLESEQGKGQVVGGALISAVRDACRQGLLDWSPRIKLAMYTCDIQASTDVLGKVYGVIARRRGRIVSEEMKEGTSFFTIRSMLPVVESFGFADEIRTRTSGAASPQLIFSGYETLDLDPFWVPTTQEELEDLGEKADKANVAKAYVDGVRKRKGMFVERKIVEFAEKQRTLKK, encoded by the exons ATGTCCAATACATTCGCAGTACCACTTCAAAACACTCGC AATGTCACAATCGTTGCCCATGTCGACCATGGCAAGACCTCTTTTGCCGATTCGCTCCTATCCTCCAACAACATCATCTCCTCTCGAATGGCTGGTAAACTTCGGTTCCTCGACTCCAGAGAAGATGAGCAAGAACGAGGAATTACCATGGAATCTAGCGCCGTCTCTCTTCGATTTGACATGACTCGTCTTTCACCAGATGGTACATCTGGTATCCAGCAGTGCATTTGCAACGTCGTTGATACTCCTGGGCATGTGGACTTTGCCAGTGAGGTTTCAACAGCCAGCAGACTGTGTGATGGTGCACTTGTTCTTGTCGATGTGTGGGAAGGTGTGGCAACTCAGACGATCGCTGTTCTTCGTCAAGCCTGGATGGACAAGCTCAAGCCATTATTGGTAATTAACAAAATGGATCGACTTATTACAGAACTTAAGTTGTCGCCTTCAGAAGCTTATCATCACATTTCGCAATTGATTGAACAGGTCAATGCTGTCATGGGTTCATTTTACGCGTCTGAACGAATGGAGGACGATTTGAGgtggagagaagaaagagaaaagcGACTTACGGCAAGAAAAGAGCAGCAAGGCGAAGACCctgatgatgaggaagagtacgaggagaaggaagatgaggacATTTATTTTGCCCCAGACAGAGGAAATGTTCTATTCGCTTCTGCTATCGATGGGTGGGCATTCCGTCTGGGTAAATTTGCCCGTCTCTACGCCGAAAAGCTCAAAATCAAAGAGGGAAACCTCCGCCGAGTTTTATGGGGTGATTGGTATCTTGACCCTAAGACCAAGAGAGTCGTGGGCCGCAAGAAGCTTGCTGGGCGAAACCTCAAGCCTATGTTTGTCCAGTTTGTACTAGAAAATATTTGGCGAGTCTACGATACAGTTCTTAATGAGCA CAACCCTGATGCAGTCCAAAAGATTGTAACAGCTCTCAACGTCCGCATAACCCCTCGCGATATCCGATCCAAGGACACCCGCAATctcctcaacctcatcATGCAACAATGGCTCCCCCTCTCTACCGCTACTTTCCAATCCATCATTGAAGTCATCCCTCCACCTCCCTCTGCCCAAGCCATTCGCCTTCCGTACATGCTTCATACAGAAAAGGCCAAAGCAGCTGCCGCTAGCGGAGGCTTGAAGGCTGAAAACGAGCTGGAGAGAGGATTATACGAGTGTGACCAGGGGGAAGGAGCTGAAGTGGTTGCATACGTGAGTAAGATGTTTGCTGTACGCAAGAGGGATTTGCCAGAGTACAAGCCGAAGGAAATAACTGCTGAGGAAATGCGAGCGagaggaagggaggagCGAGAAAGACGTGCCGCTTTAGTGGCGGAACGACAGGCTAAGGGTGAAAGTCTTGATGGGCAGCCGTTGCCTGAGGACCTTGCTAAGCCACTAGAGTCACTTTCACTCGAGAGCAGTCAACCTTCCGCTTCAAAGGGACCGGCTATCGACGACAGCGATTCTGAAGTCCTTCTCGGCTTCTCCCGAATCTTCTCCTCTACCCTTCACCGTGGCACTTCCCTCCTCGCCATTCTCCCCAAGTTTGATCCTTCCTTGCCTGCTTCTCATCCGCACAACGCTAAACACATTGTTCCCATCATCGCTTCTGATCTTTATATGATGATGGGCCGAGAGCTTGTGTCTGTCGACAATGTCCCAGCAGGCCATGTGTGCGCCATTGGTGGCTTGGATAAGGCTGTGCCCCGAAGCGCAACATTATGGGCGCCTGATGCAAAGGGCGTTGAGGAAGGATCTGGAAGGGAGGTACTGGTCAATCTGGCGGGTGCAGGTATAGGAGCAAGCGCCATTGTACGAGTTGCGCTTGAACCAGAGAACCCTA GCGACATGCCAAAGTTAATCAGAGGTTTACAAATTTTGAACCAAGCCGATCCTTGTGCAGAATATCTTGTTCAGGAAACCGGAGAGCATGTCATCATCACAGCTGGAGAATTGCATCTTGAA CGTTGTCTCAAAGACCTTCGTGAACGTTTTGCCAAATGCCCTATTCAACAGTCCGCCCCAATTGTTCCCTTTCGAGAAACCGCTGTCAAAGCACCCGACATGGTGCCTCCCAAGACTGTCGGAGCACCCCGAGGTACAGTTAATGGTACAGTGCTCAACGGTCTTGTCAAGTTCAGGTTGAGAGCTATGCCCTTGCCAAAGGGTGTCGAAACTCTTTTGCTCAGCCAACAAGGTGCTATCTCCAAGATGCTTGTCCGTGAACGCGGTCggaaagaaggtgaagaggaaacCGATGTCCAGGAAGGAGCTGAAAGACAAAGCGCCGATGGCGAGGGCCTCGAAAGTCAGCAGGAAGCCCGTCAACTCTCGCCCGAGGAGTTCTGGACCGAGCTCGAGAGATTGCTCAACAAAGCAGGCGGTGATTGGACTGGGGCCGCGGACAGAGTATGGAGCTTTGGACCCAAGAGAGTGGGCGCCAATTTATTGTTGGATCCCGTTGGTACCAAACACCTTAGGTTAAGGGGACGTGAACAGCTCTTCAACCAGGCGCGAGCACAAGGCCAATCAGCCGATGATGCACTTCTCGCCACCGATGATGCTGTTGCCGCGGATCAACTAGCTTCCCTCAACTCCACTACCTCTGACAACGAAGCTGCACGAGCCGATCTGCGTCTGCTGAGAGATTACGAGTCATCTATCGAAGCTGGTTTCCAGCTCTCCACTTTCCAGGGCCCCCTCTGTGCTGAGCCTGTGGTCGGAATGGCTTGGGTTGTAGAGAGTGTGGAGCTCGACAAAGAGGGACTGGAGTCGGAGCAAGGAAAGGGGCAGGTCGTGGGTGGAGCGCTCATCTCAGCTGTGAGAGATGCCTGTAGGCAAGGTTTGTTGGATTGGAGTCCAAGGATAAAGCTCGCAATGTACACCTGTGATATCCAAGCATCAA CTGATGTACTGGGCAAGGTCTATGGTGTCATCGCCAGGCGTCGAGGAAGAATTGTCTCAGAAGAAATGAAGGAGGGAACTTCATTCTTCACTATTCGATCCATGTTACCTGTGGTGGAGAGTTTCGGTTTCGCCGATG AAATCCGAACGCGAACGTCCGGTGCTGCCTCTCCGCAACTGATCTTCTCCGGTTACGAAACTCTTGACCTCGACCCCTTCTGGGTCCCCACCACCCAGGAGGAACTGGAGGACCTTGGAGAGAAGGCTGATAAGGCGAATGTAGCTAAGGCCTACGTCGATGGtgtgaggaagagaaagggtATGTTTGTGGAGAGGAAGATTGTAGAGTTTGCGGAGAAGCAGAGGACGCTAAAGAAATAA
- a CDS encoding Hypothetical protein (Similar to TIGR gene model, INSD accession AAW41266.1; CNA00360), with translation MSRFKISGALWDKIHHYSSFPQTGVSLQQMIHFGHNPTPGTLLKASQFLSEELPIRLSHRVVELNALPDGLAKMPSINKVKEWYAQSFEELVTFPKPRFKPELEGIFNAPNSDRTKLAFPSSTPNPSLNPLMDDGPVSSGLLMERQNHGSGNGNGNGNGKGGGNGNGNGQRLRIPMERRYYSPPPATIVYPPEVHDYNERFTHLLENIKKRHDPTVTTVAQGVLEWKKKRKAGRIGVPIQEWLDRFYMSRIGIRFLIGQHIALNTLQPHPDYVGIICTRANVHDICHEAIENARYVCEEHYGLFKGPPIQLLCPKDLTFPYVPGHLSHICFELLKNSLRAVVERFGVDNEDAFPPIKVVVVEGSEDITIKISDEGGGIPRSAIPMIWTYLYTTMSDEGLEATIEQSDFKAPMAGFGYYARFFGGDLRLISMDGYGTDVYISLNKLSSR, from the exons ATGTCTCGATTCAAAATTTCAGGCGCCCTCTGGGACAAAATCCATCACTACTCATCTTTTCCACAGACCGGGG TTTCCCTCCAACAAATGATTCATTTCGGTCATAATCCCACACCCGGTACACTCCTCAAAGCTTCCCAGTTTCTTTCTGAAGAACTGCCTATCAGATTATCACATAGGGTGGTAGAGCTCAACGCCCTACCAGATGGACTGGCTAAGATGCCTAGTATCAATAAGGTGAAGGAATGGTATGCCCAAAGCTTTGAG GAACTTGTTACGTTTCCAAAACCTAGATTCAAACCAGAACTTGAAGGTATATTCAATGCCCCAAATTCAGA CCGAACAAAATTAGCTTTCCCCAGCTCTACTCCAAACCCTTCTCTGAACCCACTTATGGACGACGGCCCGGTCAGTTCTGGTCTTTTGATGGAGAGACAGAACCACGGAAGTGGGAACGGGAACGGTAATGGAAATGGCAAGGGAGGTGGAAACGGCAATGGTAACGGGCAGAGATTACGGATACCCATGGAACGTCGGTACTACTCACCACCACCTGCAACAATCGTCTACCCACCGGAAGTACATGACTACAATGAAAGGTTTACCCATCTACTTGAGAATATCAAGAAAAGACACGATCCGACTGTCACAACCGTTGCTCAAGGTGTATTggaatggaagaagaagcgaAAAGCGGGAAGGATAGGAGTACCGATACAAGAGTGGCTGGATAGGTTCTACATGAGCCGAATTGGTATTCGGTTCTTGATAGGACAAC ACATTGCGCTCAACACTTTACAACCTCATCCTGATTATGTGGGGATAATTTGCACACGAGCCAACGTACATGATATATGTCATGAAGCGATTG AAAACGCCCGATATGTCTGTGAAGAGCACTACGGTCTCTTCAAAGGTCCGCCTATCCAACTCCTTTGCCCTAAAGACCTCACATTCCCATACGTGCCCGGCCACCTCTCCCACATTTGCTTTGAACTCTTGAAAAACTCCCTTCGTGCTGTTGTGGAGCGTTTCGGGGTGGATAACGAGGACGCTTTCCCCCCAATTAAGGTGGTTGTGGTTGAGGGTAGCGAGGATATCACTATCAAGATTTCGGATGAAGGTGGGGGAATTCCCAGAAGTGCGATTCCCATGATCTGGAC GTACCTCTACACCACAATGAGTGACGAAGGTTTGGAAGCGACCATTGAACAGTCAGACTTCAAAGCCCCCATGGCTGGTTTCGGGTAC TATGCTAGATTTTTTGGTGGTGATCTCAGATTGATCTCGATGGACGGGTATGGGACGGACGTGTATATCTCTCTCAATAAGTTATCTTCCAGGTGA
- a CDS encoding Hypothetical Protein (Similar to TIGR gene model, INSD accession AAW40647.1) produces MSGPLNTASLLGLLPALLPQGTTSPLPHSTDAIAALVHTIHAALQFRLVSPAPQPAEDNSKLEQPGSSGDNDDTMSEVTAVEQEDSSQPPAARLAEGWNSRGEDSYSFQYRHDQSAMNFRIRVGKMGNRAQIDAMAEDGEPLNISIVISELVDSGLFPIPSSATASSAFNQGSPNASATAVGFKSVNDVKAFVEKYSRNVISRLLPGLSIPGYNEASGSDPRAPPPAGAPRGREPSPARPAVPRTGDPLLDNINNVNPSGRNPASVGHRDLDPLASLRPPGSFNPTRDGGGMLMDFNHPIFDSRRGRGFGDPDLDGPGGSIQPPGSRWDPVGPSPDGVGGGGIFPGVGGNPLGGVGRGDRDRWGDEMPPPGEFGPDLGRSGGGSGIGGPLGGGRGGGRGGDDGGFGGRGGFGGGFGGNMFM; encoded by the exons ATGTCAGGTCCCCTAAATACAGCTAGCCTTTTGGGTCTTCTTCCGGCTTTGCTGCCCCAGGGGACAACGTCGCCGTTGCCGCACTCCACCGACGCCATCGCGGCCTTGGTACACACAATTCATGCCGCCCTTCAGTTCCGCCTCGTATCACCTGCGCCTCAGCCAGCAGAAGATAACTCCAAACTAGAACAACCGGGGTCTTCGGGTGATAACGATGATACCATGTCTGAAGTTACAGCGGTCGAACAGGAGGACAGTTCACAACCGCCCGCTGCACGACTGGCCGAAGGGTGGAACAGTCGAGGCGAAGATTCCTATTCATTTCAGTACCGACATGATCAAAGTGCCATGAATTTTAGGATCAGAGTAGGGAAAATGGGCAACAGAGCTCAGATTGACGCTATGGCTGAG GATGGTGAACCACTTAATATCTCCATTGTCATATCTGAATTAGTAGATTCCGGACTGTTCCCAATCCCGAGCTCAGCTACCGCTTCATCAGCTTTTAACCAAGGATCTCCGAACGCTTCTGCTACTGCGGTCGGGTTTAAATCAGTCAACGA CGTCAAGGCGTTCGTTGAAAAGTATAGCCGCAACGTCATCTCAAGACTGCTGCCCGGCCTGTCAATTCCAGGGTACAACGAGGCATCCGGCTCCGATCCTCGtgctcctcctcccgcTGGAGCTCCACGGGGGCGAGAGCCTTCTCCTGCGCGTCCCGCGGTTCCAAGGACTGGTGACCCTCTTCTGGACAATATAAACAACGTCAATCCATCTGGCCGGAACCCAGCTTCTGTCGGACATAGGGACCTCGATCCTCTTGCGTCTCTTCGTCCACCTGGGTCGTTCAACCCTACTAGAGATGGTGGTGGGATGCTGATGGATTTCAACCATCCCATATTCGATTCTCGCCGTGGTCGAGGTTTCGGTGATCCGGACCTTGATGGGCCTGGTGGTTCGATCCAGCCTCCAGGATCGAGGTGGGATCCTGTAGGCCCTTCTCCAGATGGGGTTGGCGGTGGAGGGATTTTCCCTGGAGTAGGTGGCAATCCTCTTGGGGGCGTAGGGAGGGGTGATAGGGATAGGTGGGGTGATGAGATGCCTCCTCCTGGGGAGTTTGGACCTGACCTTGGAAGGTCTGGAGGCGGTAGTGGAATTGGCGGGCCATTGGGTGGAGGTCGTGGCGGGGGAAGGGGCGGTGATGATGGTGGATTTGGGGGAAGGGGCGGCTTCGGGGGCGGTTTCGGAGGCAATATGTTCATGTGA
- a CDS encoding Hexose transport-related protein, putative (Similar to TIGR gene model, INSD accession AAW40649.1): protein MEDKTAAAAHTLEPVGSHSSIDKKEVHVGLETTQKQGEATFYETISASPLNPWSRTSFQLYGILLVAALNATASGFDGSIFSSINAMSQYSNYFHHEELGSATGIIFMIYTVGNMVGSLFTGPICDHLGRRAGMGTGAIIIMAAAIILTAAKNDSYLLGGRFLLGFGISIGTSSAPTYALELAPPQWRARIVGFYNTFFYTGSILSTGVAYASSKASGELAFRLPLALQLIPPTCILAGLAFVPESPRWLTARGKTEQAAKILAKYHGGGDINHPVVQMELREFEEGIQVKKAQSWWNYYDLVDTHNQRWRFFMMACMSFFAQLSGNSVLTYYLPSMYTKLGITSTDRRLLLTFANSIVSCTGAVFGSATNDMIGRRTKLWVGSIVLACLFAAVTGFSSQFDGGADGVDAPMSNAGVAFIFLFGCAYSFVYTPLTATYCAEVLANHTRAKGMGVHVIMSNCANLYNTFVTAIALEAIGWKYYLVFVALNLIYAVVWFILGVETRGRTLEELDSVFNAKWPPKEALKKATLVKAEGRLEEL from the exons CAAGAACCAGTTTCCAGCTCTATGGAATCTTACTTGTGGCTGCACTGAATGCCACTGCTTCTGGCTTCGACGGG TCCATATTCAGTTCTATCAATGCCATGTCACAATACTCTAACTATTTCCATCACGAAGAATTAGGTAGCGCCACTGGAAT CATATTCATGATCTATACTGTCGGAAACATGGTTGGTTCCCTTTTCACAGGACCTATTTGCGACCATTTGGGCAGACGGGCAGGTATGGGCACAGGCGctatcatcatcatggCAGCCGCCATCATCCTCACTGCTGCAAAGAATGATTCTTATCTGCTCGGTGGTCGATTTTTGTTGGGATTTGGTATCTCTATCGGTACTAGCTCAGCACCTACTTATGCCCTCGAGCTTGCTCCCCCTCAATGGAGGGCTCGAATCGTTGGCTTCTATAACACTT TCTTCTACACTGGTTCCATTCTCTCCACTGGCGTAGCTTACGCTTCGAGCAAAGCCAGCGGCGAGCTGGCTTTCCGTCTTCCCCTTGCTCTTCAGCTAATCCCTCCAACGTGTATCCTTGCGGGTCTCGCTTTCGTTCCCGAGTCACCACGTTGGCTCACTGCTAGAGGTAAGACAGAGCAGGCGGCGAAGATCTTGGCAAAATATCATGGAGGCGGTGATATCAACCATCCTGTAGTCCAAATGGAACTTAGAGAGTTTGAAGAGGGTATTCAAGTAAAAAAAGCACAGTCTTGGTGGAACTATTATGATCT CGTCGATACTCATAACCAGCGATGGAGATTCTTCATGATGGCTTGCATGTCCTTCTTTGCACAGCTCTCAGGC AACTCTGTCCTGACGTACTACCTCCCATCAATGTACACCAAACTCGGTATTACGTCCACTGACCGCCGTCTCCTTCTCACGTTTGCCAACTCCATTGTTTCTTGCACGGGCGCAGTTTTTGGTTCGGCAACCAACGACATGATTGGCCGCCGTACCAAGCTTTGGGTGGGATCTATCGTACTTGCTTGCTTATTTGCTGCTGTGACAGGCTTTTCGAGCCAGTTTGATGGCGGTGCCGATGGTGTGGATGCGCCCATGAGCAATGCCGGAGTAGCCTTTATCTTCTTGTTCGGATGTGCCTATAGCTTTGTGTACACTCCTCTAACAGCCACATACTGCGCAGAGGTATTGGCGAACCATACCAGAGCAAAGGGAATGGGTGTG CATGTAATCATGAGCAATTGCGCCAACCTGTACAACACTTTTGTCACAGCTATCGCTCTTGAAGCCATTGGATGGAAGTATTACCTCGTTTTCGTGGCGCTCAACTTGATATACG CGGTCGTCTGGTTCATCTTGGGTGTTGAAACTCGTGGTCGAACACTCGAGGAACTCGATTCGGTCTTCAACGCGAAGTGGCCTCCAAAAGAGGCATTGAAAAAAGCCACTCTGGTAAAGGCGGAGGGTCGCCTGGAAGAGCTTTGA
- a CDS encoding Hypothetical Protein (Similar to TIGR gene model, INSD accession AAW41265.1) translates to MAVTSTFSSSETLHTIPLLPLATFLKTLTSAENVARLQDVLVKHRSPESWERVDERMISSGDLPPPGCTPKPQVKLSDETNDDIGARDQNQNQEPDQNEDEESEERTELDRDPGIIYPSPPKMYIQEIRVDLRTLHPKAIFALESWRRETLGMEQLVMESREFAAGVSVGADAKDEGDCAPPGVSYLPKSAWLSNLDILFRGDREESGSTSTVETSSVEVSPIPIPAKASALVDGSSISAPAKRARVFKTYGSSKRLSSLSSSHSGFPTRIVSLSPIDIASASPLLSPTLSEAEPENEKAGSRRIVGRERLNVVNASKEVSEQGSVAKKRGRGRPRKKAEGLRQPVQTFVELGEEIPTKSDEVEEKEEASSSRSSRLPMPTTSASKTPDIFEGEEELEIFSSEEESEIKKPKRAYRRKEKDVKGEKRPKMRGRPRKGLLVLVQPNPADMYLPVNRPAKGTFARPIEVSIPALPINSNPVSVASSKSKSTSDLRNIRPSPSAAAGTLPRISSNPTLLCGSTSTTFSSSLRPQCPKRKSDAKVPQAAEYESGSQLTELSEMSELETRPQSQSQSQSRSRSGSGSGPQLKSQSKSRTSASASAYTKRKFKFRFDGVILPSFSATFDTYRRKHATKSRKARTVDVSGR, encoded by the exons ATGGCAGTAACCTCAACATTCTCCTCTTCCGAGACCCTCCATACCATCCCTCTCCTACCGCTTGCGACGTTTCTCAAGACTCTCACTTCCGCAGAGAACGTAGCCCGCCTCCAAGATGTTCTCGTCAAGCACCGTTCTCCGGAAAGCTGGGAAAGGGTTGACGAGCGAATGATCTCAAGCGGCgatcttcctcctccaggATGTACGCCAAAGCCGCAAGTTAAACTTTCAGATGAAACCAACGATGATATCGGAGCTCGAGACCAAAATCAAAACCAAGAGCCAGATCagaatgaagatgaagagtCGGAAGAAAGGACGGAATTGGACCGTGATCCTGGTATAATATATCCCTCACCACCAAAGATGTATATCCAAGAAATCCGCGTGGACCTTCGGACACTCCATCCAAAGGCTATATTTGCACTAGAGTCCTGGCGACGTGAAACTTTGGGTATGGAGCAGCTTGTGATGGAATCAAGGGAGTTCGCAGCTGGTGTCAGTGTTGGCGCCGATGCgaaagatgaaggagattgTGCTCCTCCGGGAGTATCCTATCTTCCAAAGAGCGCCTGGCTGAGTAATCTGGATATTCTGTTCAGAGGGGATAGAGAAGAATCAGGATCCACGTCGACGGTCGAAACGTCGTCCGTTGAAGTTTCGCCCATCCCAATTCCCGCAAAAGCTTCCGCTTTAGTGGATGGGTCATCTATATCAGCCCCTGCAAAACGGGCAAGAGTATTCAAGACGTATGGATCTTCCAAGCGGCTTTCTTCATTGTCTTCATCTCACTCTGGCTTCCCAACTCGTATCGTCTCATTATCACCCATCGACATTGCTTCTGCCAGCCCCTTATTATCCCCAACTCTATCTGAGGCAGAGCCGGAGAACGAAAAAGCTGGGAGCAGGAGAATTGTCGGTCGTGAAAGATTAAATGTGGTTAATGCCTCGAAAGAGGTCTCGGAGCAAGGAAGCGtggcgaagaagaggggaagaggaagaccGCGAAAGAAGGCTGAGGGACTTAGACAGCCGGTACAGACGTTCGTGGAGCTAGGAGAGGAAATACCTACAAAGAGcgatgaggttgaggaaaaggaggagg CATCATCTTCTAGATCGTCGAGGCTCCCAATGCCTACAACGTCCGCTTCAAAGACACCAGATATCTttgaaggtgaagaagagcttgaaATCTTTTCcagtgaagaagagtcgGAGATAAAGAAACCAAAGCGGGCATACAGACGTAAAGAAAAAGATGTGAAGGGCGAGAAACGACCAAAAATGCGTGGTAGACCACGAAAAGGTCTCCTTGTTCTCGTCCAGCCTAATCCGGCCGATATGTATTTGCCGGTTAACAGACCTGCCAAAGGCACATTCGCCAGACCTATCGAAGTGTCTATTCCTGCCCTCCCTATCAACAGTAACCCTGTTTCCGTTGCCTCTTCGAAATCAAAATCTACGTCTGACTTGAGGAACATCAGGCCTAGCCCATCTGCGGCTGCTGGTACATTACCAAGGATAAGCTCAAACCCTACTCTACTCTGCGGTTCGACTTCTACCACTTTTTCTTCGTCTTTAAGACCGCAATGTCCAAAGCGTAAGAGCGACGCCAAAGTTCCGCAGGCGGCGGAATATGAATCGGGTTCGCAATTGACAGAGTTATCAGAAATGTCTGAGCTTGAAACTCGACCTCAATCGCAGTCGCAGTCGCAGTCTCGCTCTCGTTCTGGTTCCGGTTCTGGGCCCCAGCTCAAATCGCAGTCAAAATCACGGACGTCAGCTTCGGCTTCAGCTTATACGAAGCGCAAATTCAAATTCCGGTTTGATGGTGTAatccttccttctttcaGCGCTACGTTTGATACATACAGAAGAAAGCACGCCACCAAAAGTCGGAAGGCAAGGACGGTCGATGTTTCAGGTAGATAA
- a CDS encoding Proteasome regulatory subunit 12, putative (Similar to TIGR gene model, INSD accession AAW40648.1), which yields MPGLTTAQVTELSGVNVVIHPLVLLSVVDHAARVPLSKNKRVLGVLLGQDNGTSINVANSFAIPFEEDERDPKTFFLDLDYVEEMWRMFRKVNAKERPIGFYHTGPRLRSSDLEITELFKRFCARPVMVIVDVRTSGGRGDTGIPTDAYFAVEEIKHDGTATQRTFTHVSTSIEAEEAEEIGVEHLLRDISSSSSAPSSSLLTTQSLSTRVASQLQSLRGLHARLHEIGEYLEAVRSGKMPVNHQVVYQLQEIMGLLPQLGGDVELGKAFRMGVNDQSLVVFLSSMIRTVLALHDLIENRIQNAQQDIEDAKSPAEKANEARAEAAGIKAEDVAKAKKEAEEEEKEKKKKK from the exons ATGCCCGGGTTAACAACAGCGCAG GTCACAGAACTCAGCGGCGTCAATGT CGTTATACACCCTTTAGTTCTTCTGTCCGTGGTTGATCACGCTGCGCGAGTGCCCTTGTCGAAGAACAAGCGAGTGTTGGGTGTGCTGTTAGGACAAGATAATGGGACCTCCATCAACGTTGCGAACAG TTTTGCGATTCCgtttgaagaagatgagcGTGATCCCAAGACATTTTTCTTAGATTTGGATTACGTTGAGGAAATGTGGAGAATGTTCAGAAAAGTCAATG CCAAAGAGCGTCCTATAGGATTCTATCACACTGGTCCCCGTCTTCGCTCATCTGACCTCGAGATCACTGAACTCTTCAAACGTTTCTGTGCTCGACCTGTCATGGTCATTGTCGACGTTCGAACTTCTGGTGGCCGAGGTGACACTGGTATCCCTACCGATGCCTATTTTGCGGTTGAAGAGATCAAGCACGACGGGACTGCCACTCAACGAACATTTACTCACGTCTCAACCTCTATAGAAGCCGAAGAAGCCGAAGAAATTGGTGTGGAACATCTTTTGAGAGacatttcttcttcatcatccgccccttcatcttctctccttACCACGCAATCTCTCTCTACCCGTGTCGCATCCCAGCTCCAATCACTCCGCGGTTTGCACGCTCGTCTGCATGAGATTGGAGAGTATCTCGAAGCGGTACGCAGCGGGAAGATGCCAGTTAATCATCAGGTGGTGTACCAATTGCAGGAAATTATGGGTCTGTTGCCTCAACTGGGAGGAGATGTAGAGTTGGGTAAGGCCTTCAGGATGGGTGTGAATGATCAAAGTTTAGTGGTGTTCTTAAGCTCGATGATAAGGACGGTATTGGCTTTGCATGACCTTA TTGAAAACCGCATCCAAAACGCTCAACAAGATATTGAGGACGCCAAGTCTCCTGCTGAGAAGGCTAACGAAGCTCGAGCTGAAGCGGCCGGTATTAAGGCAGAGGATGTGGCcaaggcgaagaaggaagcagaagaagaggaaaaagagaagaagaagaagaagtag